One segment of Campylobacter hominis ATCC BAA-381 DNA contains the following:
- a CDS encoding adenine-specific methyltransferase EcoRI family protein: MSRQANNKNLKKASKNKNDEFYTQLVDIERELKYYKAHFRDKVVYCNCDDPRVSNFFKYFYLNFDYLELKKLMATCYKNQDIDLFSMNDKEEAIWLEYNGNGNINDFDNVEINNLKGDGDFRSEECIELLKQADVVVTNPPFSLFREYIGQLVEYDKKFLVIGNINCLTYKEIFALIKENKAWLGNGMGRWISGFIVPKHYELYGTETKINEDGERIVSTNNCLWLTNLDIEKRYDNLLLYENYTEDKYPMYVNYDAINVDKTNEIPMDYDGIMGVPITFLDKYNPNQFEIVELGIVGSCNFKNNKKMEILKNGKSTGKITYNAKGTLYRKYNKFKDKKTPAFRDCETGELYTSIYARILIKRK, translated from the coding sequence GTGAGCAGGCAAGCAAACAATAAAAATTTAAAAAAAGCAAGTAAAAATAAAAATGACGAATTTTATACTCAACTTGTTGATATAGAAAGAGAGTTGAAATATTATAAGGCTCATTTTAGAGATAAAGTAGTCTATTGTAATTGCGATGATCCAAGGGTAAGTAATTTTTTTAAATATTTCTACTTAAATTTCGATTATTTGGAATTAAAAAAATTGATGGCTACTTGTTATAAAAATCAAGATATAGATTTATTTTCAATGAATGATAAGGAAGAGGCAATATGGCTAGAATATAATGGAAATGGCAACATTAATGATTTTGATAATGTTGAAATCAATAATCTAAAAGGAGATGGAGATTTTAGGTCTGAAGAGTGTATTGAGTTACTTAAACAGGCTGATGTAGTAGTTACTAATCCACCGTTTTCGTTATTTAGAGAGTATATCGGTCAATTAGTCGAGTACGACAAAAAGTTTCTAGTAATAGGAAATATAAATTGCTTAACATATAAAGAAATATTTGCATTAATCAAAGAAAATAAAGCTTGGTTAGGCAATGGAATGGGTCGTTGGATATCTGGTTTTATAGTACCTAAGCATTATGAATTATATGGAACTGAAACAAAAATTAATGAAGATGGGGAAAGAATTGTATCAACAAACAATTGTTTATGGCTTACTAATTTAGATATAGAAAAAAGGTATGATAATCTTCTTTTATATGAAAACTATACTGAGGATAAATATCCTATGTATGTAAACTATGATGCTATAAATGTTGATAAAACAAATGAAATTCCAATGGACTACGATGGCATTATGGGCGTTCCAATAACATTTTTAGATAAATATAATCCAAATCAGTTTGAAATTGTAGAATTAGGAATTGTAGGAAGCTGCAATTTCAAAAACAATAAAAAAATGGAAATATTAAAAAATGGAAAATCAACAGGAAAAATAACATACAATGCTAAAGGAACTTTGTATAGAAAGTATAATAAGTTTAAAGATAAAAAAACTCCAGCTTTTAGAGATTGTGAAACTGGAGAACTATATACAAGTATTTATGCCAGAATACTTATTAAAAGAAAGTAG
- a CDS encoding LPD23 domain-containing protein codes for MWRETGWFKDKDNIWKFELNDSDAKIKTLKQGRRQCVKTR; via the coding sequence ATATGGAGAGAAACAGGCTGGTTTAAAGATAAAGATAATATTTGGAAATTTGAACTAAATGATAGCGATGCAAAGATAAAAACTCTTAAACAAGGAAGACGGCAATGTGTTAAAACACGATGA
- a CDS encoding ComEA family DNA-binding protein, producing the protein MKRLLLLFVFSFSLLFGAININTASKEELMTLKGIGETTAEAIIEYRKENKFTKIEDIKNVKGIGDKKFESIKEDIEIKDSKK; encoded by the coding sequence ATGAAAAGATTATTGTTATTATTTGTTTTTAGTTTTAGTTTGTTGTTTGGTGCTATAAATATAAACACTGCTTCCAAGGAAGAACTTATGACTCTTAAAGGTATTGGAGAGACTACAGCAGAAGCCATAATAGAATACAGAAAAGAAAATAAATTTACAAAAATAGAAGATATTAAAAATGTAAAAGGCATAGGTGATAAGAAATTTGAATCAATAAAAGAAGATATTGAGATTAAAGATAGCAAGAAATAA
- the uvrA gene encoding excinuclease ABC subunit UvrA, translating into MNDTIKITNAREHNLKNINLEIPKNKLVVFTGLSGSGKSTLAFDTLYAEGQRRYVESLSSYARQFLDRIGKPDVDKIEGLTPAIAIDQKTTGKNPRSTVGTITEIYDYLRLLYARIGTQYCHKCGKPISKMSASDIIEQIMKLPQNAKIIILAPLVREKKGTFADILQNMREQGFVRAIIDGVMVRLDEDIELSKTKKHTIKLVIDRTAINDENNTRIAGDIEKALKISFGEVEIEIVNADEVGAAKNLIHYSEHMACFDCKISFLPLEPLSFSFNSPKGACESCDGLGIRFTLDTNKIINEDASLENGAIKILYGFNKSYYYKFLMGFCEANDINVKVPYSQLKEEQKKLILYGSAKEIQFFWKRHKLTRKFEGAVKYAYDLLKNEKDLDDYMSEKICSDCSGHRLKPESLAVKVAGKGLAEVIDMSIDDCVAFFSNSENFENLSEKDAQIAAQILKEINERLFFLKDVGLGYLTLGRDARTISGGEAQRIRIASQIGSGLSGVMYVLDEPSIGLHERDTLKLINTLRNLQKKGNSVIVVEHDKKTIEHADFIVDIGPGAGDLGGEVVFSGDVKHLLKSNTQTALYLNGIKKINYTKNRTQELWLEIKNVNINNIHGLNAKFPLRNLVGITGVSGSGKSSLILQTLLPTALCELNHARKVKTDKNAKIKGLENLDKVIYLDQSPIGRTPRSNPATYTGIMDEIRNLFAQTKEAKLRGYKVGRFSFNVKGGRCEKCSGDGVITIEMHFLPDINVVCDACGGARYNAQTLEIKYRGKSIADVLNMSVDEAFEFFKSVPKIYQKLKTLQDVGLSYVKLGQPATTLSGGEAQRIKLAKELSRSDTGNTLYILDEPTTGLHFADVDKLVCVLQNLVDLGNSVFVIEHNMDVIKNCDYLVDLGPEGGEGGGKIIACGSPKQLAKNFKKTGSYTGEFLNFEI; encoded by the coding sequence ATGAACGATACAATAAAAATCACAAATGCAAGAGAGCATAATCTAAAAAACATCAATTTGGAAATTCCTAAAAATAAGCTTGTCGTTTTTACAGGACTTAGCGGAAGCGGTAAGAGCACGCTTGCTTTCGATACACTTTATGCTGAAGGTCAAAGACGTTACGTAGAGAGTTTAAGCAGCTATGCAAGACAGTTTTTGGACCGTATAGGAAAACCGGATGTCGATAAAATCGAAGGTTTGACACCGGCGATTGCGATAGATCAAAAAACAACCGGCAAAAATCCGCGTTCAACTGTCGGAACGATTACTGAAATTTACGATTATTTGCGTTTGCTTTATGCGAGAATCGGCACTCAATACTGCCACAAATGCGGCAAACCGATCTCAAAAATGAGTGCAAGCGACATAATAGAACAGATTATGAAACTTCCACAAAATGCTAAAATCATCATTCTTGCGCCACTTGTGCGCGAAAAAAAAGGTACTTTTGCAGATATTTTGCAAAATATGAGAGAGCAAGGCTTCGTGCGCGCTATCATAGATGGCGTAATGGTTCGCCTTGATGAAGATATAGAACTTAGCAAAACAAAAAAACACACGATAAAACTCGTGATAGATCGTACTGCAATAAACGATGAAAATAACACAAGAATCGCAGGAGATATCGAAAAAGCGCTAAAAATCAGCTTTGGCGAAGTGGAAATTGAAATAGTAAACGCTGATGAAGTCGGCGCCGCTAAAAATCTAATCCATTACAGCGAACATATGGCGTGTTTTGATTGCAAAATTTCATTTTTACCGCTTGAGCCGCTTAGCTTCAGTTTCAACTCGCCAAAAGGCGCTTGCGAAAGTTGCGACGGACTTGGAATCCGCTTTACGCTTGATACAAATAAAATTATAAACGAAGATGCGAGCCTTGAAAACGGTGCAATTAAAATTTTATACGGCTTCAACAAAAGCTACTATTACAAATTTTTAATGGGTTTTTGTGAAGCGAATGACATAAACGTAAAAGTGCCGTATTCACAGCTGAAAGAAGAACAAAAAAAGCTCATACTTTACGGCAGTGCCAAAGAAATTCAGTTTTTTTGGAAACGCCATAAATTAACAAGAAAATTTGAAGGCGCGGTAAAATATGCTTATGATTTGCTCAAAAATGAAAAGGATTTGGACGATTATATGAGTGAAAAAATTTGTTCGGATTGCAGCGGACATCGTTTAAAACCTGAAAGTTTGGCTGTAAAAGTCGCAGGAAAAGGATTGGCAGAAGTAATAGATATGAGCATAGATGACTGCGTGGCATTTTTCTCAAATTCCGAAAATTTTGAAAATTTAAGTGAAAAAGACGCACAAATCGCGGCTCAGATTTTAAAAGAGATAAACGAAAGACTTTTTTTCCTAAAAGATGTAGGACTTGGGTATCTGACTCTTGGTCGCGACGCAAGGACAATTAGTGGCGGCGAAGCGCAAAGAATCCGTATAGCAAGCCAAATAGGAAGCGGTCTAAGCGGTGTAATGTATGTTTTAGATGAGCCTAGTATCGGGCTTCATGAAAGAGACACGTTAAAACTTATAAATACACTTAGAAATTTACAAAAAAAAGGAAATTCAGTTATCGTGGTAGAACACGATAAAAAGACAATCGAACATGCCGATTTTATTGTAGATATAGGTCCTGGAGCAGGAGATCTTGGCGGAGAAGTCGTATTTAGCGGAGATGTGAAACATCTGCTTAAAAGCAACACTCAAACTGCACTTTATTTAAATGGTATAAAAAAAATAAATTATACTAAAAACAGAACGCAAGAACTTTGGCTTGAGATAAAAAATGTAAATATAAATAACATTCACGGCTTAAATGCTAAATTTCCGCTTAGAAATTTAGTAGGAATCACAGGCGTCAGCGGTAGCGGAAAAAGTTCACTTATACTTCAAACACTACTTCCAACCGCACTTTGCGAGCTGAATCATGCAAGAAAAGTAAAAACAGACAAAAATGCGAAAATTAAAGGACTTGAAAATTTAGACAAAGTAATTTACCTTGATCAAAGTCCGATAGGTCGCACACCGCGCTCAAATCCGGCAACTTACACCGGCATAATGGATGAAATAAGAAATTTATTCGCTCAAACCAAAGAGGCAAAACTTCGCGGATACAAAGTTGGAAGATTCAGTTTTAATGTAAAAGGCGGACGCTGCGAAAAATGCTCCGGAGATGGCGTCATTACGATTGAAATGCACTTTTTGCCCGACATCAACGTAGTTTGCGACGCTTGCGGTGGAGCAAGATACAATGCGCAAACGCTTGAAATAAAATATCGCGGCAAAAGCATAGCTGATGTTTTAAATATGAGTGTTGATGAGGCGTTTGAGTTTTTCAAATCTGTGCCGAAAATCTATCAAAAATTAAAAACTTTACAAGATGTAGGACTTTCATATGTCAAACTCGGACAACCTGCAACAACGCTAAGCGGCGGCGAAGCGCAACGCATAAAACTGGCGAAAGAGTTAAGTAGAAGCGATACAGGAAACACGCTTTACATATTGGACGAACCGACAACAGGACTTCATTTTGCAGATGTCGATAAACTGGTGTGTGTGCTTCAAAATTTGGTGGATTTGGGAAATTCCGTGTTTGTTATAGAACACAATATGGATGTAATCAAAAACTGCGATTATCTCGTCGATCTTGGACCTGAAGGCGGCGAAGGCGGTGGAAAAATAATCGCTTGCGGTTCTCCAAAACAGCTTGCAAAAAATTTCAAAAAAACAGGCTCATACACCGGAGAATTTTTAAACTTTGAAATTTGA
- a CDS encoding nucleoside phosphorylase-I family protein gives MILIHTALKCEAMPLIENLRLKKTGLNFYSNGEILLCILGVGTQKTKILAEILKSGNFSRAVNIGICGCSDENIKIGEIFAIGKKFDFLKNADLECVDKPKSEITTTLCDMESAMFFQICSDSKVENFSLKIVSDYLNASKLSKNFVYNLIKAKISEIKKAIFWQI, from the coding sequence ATGATTTTAATTCATACGGCTTTGAAATGCGAAGCTATGCCTTTAATTGAAAATTTAAGGCTTAAAAAAACGGGTTTGAATTTTTACTCTAACGGCGAAATTTTACTTTGCATTTTAGGCGTAGGCACACAAAAAACGAAAATTTTGGCGGAAATTTTAAAAAGCGGAAATTTTTCGCGCGCTGTTAATATCGGCATTTGCGGCTGTAGCGATGAAAATATAAAAATAGGTGAAATTTTTGCAATCGGCAAGAAATTTGATTTTTTAAAAAACGCCGATTTGGAATGCGTAGATAAGCCCAAAAGCGAAATTACCACTACTTTATGCGACATGGAGAGTGCTATGTTTTTTCAAATTTGCAGCGATTCTAAAGTTGAAAATTTCAGCTTAAAAATTGTAAGCGATTATCTAAACGCAAGCAAACTCAGTAAAAATTTTGTGTATAATCTCATAAAAGCAAAAATTTCTGAAATAAAAAAGGCGATATTTTGGCAAATTTAG
- a CDS encoding SPL family radical SAM protein: MANLENFHFTFQQKKQIDEFLKDIKMWDEKIPQELEDSEFLSGKNGKDIFNFLKDYHKKLQEKIHGYKNFTNIYQKRDFKISSFEADRIALGNCPVASKNTRCCNLLTLDAVNSCGFDCLYCAVQSFYKGNNVEYDKNFAQNLEKLELDKNKIYHIGTGQSSDSLLWNNKFGELSALMKFAKKYKNLILELKSKSKNISYLLENEIPRNVIATFSLNTPEIIQNEEHLTARFDERISAAKKLAEKGILIGFHFHPLVWYDNFFIDYGEIFERILNEFDPKNVALISFGTLTFTKPVIKKIRSREIKSKILQMPFEMINNKFSYPLKIKKEMFHFAYKSFTPWHDEVFFYLCMEDKSLWRECFGYEYASNDEFERAMKSAYMAKIWS; encoded by the coding sequence TTGGCAAATTTAGAAAATTTTCATTTTACATTTCAGCAAAAAAAACAGATTGACGAATTTTTAAAAGATATAAAAATGTGGGATGAAAAAATTCCGCAAGAGCTTGAAGATAGCGAATTTTTGAGTGGTAAAAATGGCAAAGATATATTTAATTTTTTAAAAGATTATCACAAAAAATTGCAAGAAAAAATTCACGGATATAAAAATTTTACAAATATTTATCAAAAAAGAGATTTTAAAATTTCATCTTTTGAAGCGGACAGGATTGCTCTTGGAAACTGTCCTGTAGCTAGCAAAAATACAAGATGCTGCAATCTTTTAACGCTTGATGCGGTAAATTCGTGCGGTTTTGATTGTTTATATTGCGCTGTGCAGTCATTTTATAAAGGAAATAACGTAGAATACGATAAAAATTTTGCTCAAAATTTGGAAAAATTAGAACTTGATAAAAATAAAATTTATCATATCGGCACGGGACAAAGTTCGGATTCACTGCTTTGGAATAATAAATTCGGCGAGCTGAGCGCTTTGATGAAATTTGCGAAAAAATATAAAAATTTGATTTTGGAACTTAAAAGCAAATCAAAAAATATAAGTTATCTTTTGGAAAATGAAATTCCGCGCAATGTAATCGCGACGTTTTCTTTAAATACACCTGAAATAATACAAAACGAAGAGCATTTGACAGCCCGTTTTGATGAAAGAATATCGGCGGCTAAGAAGCTTGCCGAAAAAGGAATTTTAATCGGTTTTCACTTTCATCCGCTTGTTTGGTATGACAATTTTTTTATTGATTACGGCGAAATTTTTGAGCGAATTTTAAATGAGTTTGATCCTAAAAATGTCGCTTTGATCTCTTTCGGCACACTTACTTTTACAAAGCCGGTGATTAAAAAAATAAGATCAAGAGAAATAAAAAGTAAAATTTTGCAGATGCCTTTTGAAATGATAAACAATAAATTTTCATACCCGCTTAAAATAAAAAAAGAGATGTTTCATTTTGCTTATAAAAGTTTTACACCTTGGCATGATGAAGTATTTTTTTATCTTTGTATGGAGGACAAATCGCTTTGGCGTGAATGTTTCGGATACGAATATGCCAGCAACGATGAGTTTGAGCGAGCGATGAAATCAGCTTATATGGCTAAAATTTGGAGTTAA
- a CDS encoding SDR family oxidoreductase, giving the protein MKILITGASSGIGKACSELLSAKGHKILTLKSRFENLDDLLKEVRNLEQKHEISVVILSAGFGIFAPLEAMNTDEILRLINVNLSANILICRELLKNLKRNRAHIIGIASIEALRFSRFSSVYSASKAGLRAFLLSLFEDVRKEIKVTCISPDITKTAFFDNLNFGVSDDENSYIDADEIANFVLEILQTKSNVSELVIRPRIVQINKIKHK; this is encoded by the coding sequence ATGAAAATTTTAATTACAGGAGCAAGTTCGGGAATCGGAAAGGCGTGCAGCGAACTTTTAAGTGCAAAAGGTCATAAAATTTTAACTTTAAAAAGCCGTTTTGAAAATTTAGACGACTTGTTAAAAGAGGTGAGAAATTTAGAGCAGAAACACGAAATTTCAGTGGTGATTTTAAGTGCCGGTTTCGGCATTTTTGCGCCGCTTGAAGCTATGAATACGGATGAAATTCTGCGCCTTATAAATGTAAATTTAAGTGCAAATATTTTAATTTGCCGTGAGCTTTTAAAAAATTTGAAAAGAAATCGCGCGCATATAATCGGTATCGCTTCAATTGAAGCTTTGAGATTCAGTCGTTTTTCAAGTGTTTATAGTGCAAGCAAAGCAGGATTGCGCGCATTTTTGCTCTCTTTGTTCGAAGATGTGAGAAAAGAGATAAAAGTAACTTGTATCAGTCCTGATATTACTAAAACTGCATTTTTCGACAATCTTAATTTCGGCGTAAGCGATGATGAAAACAGTTATATAGATGCGGATGAAATCGCAAATTTCGTGCTTGAAATTTTGCAAACTAAATCAAATGTAAGCGAGTTAGTAATCCGTCCTAGAATCGTTCAAATCAACAAAATCAAGCATAAATAG
- a CDS encoding aminotransferase class V-fold PLP-dependent enzyme, with translation MEIEKIRQNIILKEGIKYFDWTASGLGFYEIEDEILRIMKTYSNTHSLVSSNSIKTTDYYENAVKKMKEILGVNKDFSLIACGFGATWAIKRFEEILGLYIPPATRARLDLRNFKNLPLVIISPFEHHSVEVSLRLGLCEVVRIPLNKNGLFDFDFFEKVLENARGREIIGIFNVASNISGIINDYQKIYLMIKMYGGIVALDGSTYITHGKIDANFYDALFISTHKFLGGIGAPGILIIKNSLFKSNLPTFAGGGNVNYVSRTSQDFKVQKEELETPGTPAILGVMKAYLALKLWHDVGENFIQETENELAEHFLNEVSKIKELKIYGNLNVKRAPIFSFNVNGFNPYDFASILSHNFEIQTRAGCMCAGPYARDLLGLTDDEKISRPGFVRVSFNFTQELADIDFLIAAIKEIIKNKEKFNPNYLVKSCCG, from the coding sequence ATGGAAATAGAAAAAATCAGACAGAATATAATTTTAAAAGAGGGTATAAAATATTTTGATTGGACAGCTAGCGGACTTGGTTTTTATGAGATTGAAGATGAAATTTTAAGAATAATGAAAACCTATTCGAACACGCATTCGTTGGTTAGCTCAAATTCCATAAAAACAACAGATTACTATGAGAATGCCGTAAAAAAAATGAAAGAAATTTTAGGCGTAAATAAGGATTTTTCACTTATTGCATGCGGCTTTGGCGCTACATGGGCAATAAAAAGATTTGAAGAAATTTTAGGACTTTATATACCGCCTGCGACTCGAGCAAGGCTTGATTTGCGAAATTTTAAAAACTTGCCGCTTGTAATAATTTCGCCTTTTGAGCACCATTCTGTAGAAGTCAGCTTGAGACTTGGACTTTGTGAAGTCGTGCGAATTCCGCTAAACAAAAATGGGCTTTTTGATTTTGATTTTTTTGAAAAAGTCCTTGAAAATGCGCGCGGACGCGAAATTATCGGTATTTTTAACGTGGCTTCAAATATCAGCGGAATCATAAACGACTATCAAAAAATATATTTGATGATAAAAATGTACGGTGGAATCGTGGCATTGGACGGCTCAACTTACATCACTCACGGAAAAATTGATGCAAATTTTTATGACGCACTTTTTATCTCCACACATAAATTTCTTGGCGGAATTGGAGCTCCAGGAATTTTAATAATTAAGAATTCACTCTTCAAAAGCAATCTGCCTACATTTGCAGGCGGTGGAAATGTAAATTATGTAAGTAGAACGTCGCAAGATTTCAAGGTGCAGAAAGAAGAGCTTGAAACACCTGGAACCCCTGCAATTTTAGGCGTTATGAAAGCTTATTTAGCACTTAAACTTTGGCACGATGTCGGAGAGAATTTTATCCAAGAAACAGAAAACGAATTGGCGGAACATTTTTTAAACGAAGTAAGTAAGATAAAAGAGCTTAAAATTTACGGAAATTTAAATGTTAAACGCGCGCCGATTTTTTCATTTAACGTAAACGGTTTTAATCCTTATGATTTCGCTTCAATTTTAAGTCATAATTTTGAAATACAAACGCGTGCCGGATGTATGTGTGCAGGACCTTATGCACGCGATTTACTTGGTTTAACCGACGATGAAAAAATTTCAAGACCCGGCTTTGTTCGGGTTAGCTTTAATTTTACTCAGGAGCTAGCCGATATAGATTTTTTAATCGCCGCAATCAAAGAAATCATAAAAAATAAAGAAAAATTCAACCCGAATTATTTAGTAAAAAGCTGCTGCGGATAA
- a CDS encoding DUF234 domain-containing protein, which produces MQIIARFGKIRLNFWRREIFVLKDTAKSFEYLDISELLKFHFVFDEIPINSHYDDIFEAIKFEILLKFEHFERMFNFNSLYQIEIKKALMKFAKSDRKKIGITKILPRFKAKIVLDELIKAQFLKIEPSHEKPLKKTRKNEKLPRELRRYKISDKVKFKSNFARFWFRFIEPDITLLKNGKFSVVLEKIKNDFENYASFGFEILSRELIAKYFNLSNNVVSSFWNKEIEIDIYARVENFCVVGECKYKNRKICKNVLNLLDFKCQRAGISPNFRVLFSYSGFSEELLNIKDPKLLLFDAKDFKVLLD; this is translated from the coding sequence TTGCAAATTATAGCCCGTTTTGGTAAAATTAGATTAAATTTTTGGAGGCGTGAAATTTTTGTTTTAAAGGATACAGCGAAAAGTTTTGAGTATTTGGATATTTCCGAACTTTTAAAATTTCATTTTGTATTTGATGAAATTCCAATAAATTCCCATTATGATGATATTTTTGAAGCTATAAAATTTGAAATTTTATTAAAATTCGAACATTTTGAAAGAATGTTTAATTTTAATAGTTTGTATCAAATTGAAATAAAAAAAGCACTTATGAAATTTGCAAAAAGTGATCGTAAAAAAATAGGAATTACTAAAATTTTACCAAGATTTAAAGCCAAAATAGTTTTGGACGAGCTTATAAAAGCGCAGTTTCTTAAAATCGAGCCAAGCCACGAAAAACCGCTAAAAAAAACACGAAAAAACGAAAAACTTCCGCGTGAACTTCGTAGATATAAAATAAGTGATAAAGTGAAATTTAAGAGTAATTTTGCGCGTTTTTGGTTTAGATTCATTGAACCAGATATTACGCTTTTGAAAAACGGCAAATTTTCGGTTGTGCTTGAAAAGATAAAAAATGACTTTGAAAATTATGCGAGTTTCGGTTTTGAAATACTGTCGCGCGAATTGATTGCAAAATATTTTAATCTCTCTAATAACGTTGTTTCAAGCTTTTGGAATAAAGAAATCGAAATTGATATTTATGCTAGAGTTGAAAATTTTTGTGTGGTGGGCGAGTGTAAATATAAAAACCGCAAAATTTGTAAAAATGTTTTGAATTTGCTTGATTTTAAATGCCAAAGAGCAGGAATTTCACCGAATTTTCGCGTGCTTTTTAGTTACAGCGGATTTAGTGAAGAGCTTTTAAATATAAAAGATCCCAAACTGCTGCTTTTTGATGCAAAAGATTTTAAAGTTTTACTTGATTAG
- the rpsJ gene encoding 30S ribosomal protein S10, which translates to MQKIRLKLKAYDHRVLDRTVAAIVEAVKRTGADVRGPVPMPTKVKRYTVLKSPHINKDSREQFEMKIHGRMLDIVAATPETVDSLTKLDLAPEVNVEVRAMGK; encoded by the coding sequence ATGCAAAAAATTAGGTTGAAGCTGAAAGCTTATGACCACAGAGTTTTAGATCGCACAGTTGCAGCAATTGTAGAAGCTGTCAAAAGAACGGGTGCCGATGTGAGAGGTCCGGTTCCGATGCCTACGAAGGTTAAGCGCTACACAGTCTTAAAATCTCCACACATAAATAAAGACTCAAGAGAACAATTTGAGATGAAAATCCATGGCAGAATGCTTGATATCGTAGCGGCAACACCTGAAACAGTTGATTCGCTAACAAAACTTGACTTAGCACCAGAGGTTAATGTCGAAGTTCGTGCGATGGGCAAATAA
- the rplC gene encoding 50S ribosomal protein L3 → MEYIVEKIGMSRTIDNPSIPVTLLRVVNAKICEVNDGKAVVAYANGKAFNKAIAGIQKKYNLSKEFNKFATLCVENAEVGDQSIEIFNNAKFVKSSFTSKGRGYQGVMKRHGFAGGPKSHGSRFHRRHGSIGNCEWPGRVQPGMRMAGHMGNVKVTVKNEIVKFDAENRILVLKGAVAGFNGAMGRIRIVK, encoded by the coding sequence ATGGAATATATCGTAGAAAAAATCGGCATGAGCAGAACCATTGATAATCCAAGCATTCCTGTTACACTTTTGCGCGTTGTAAATGCAAAAATTTGTGAGGTAAATGATGGAAAAGCGGTTGTAGCTTATGCAAACGGAAAAGCTTTCAATAAAGCTATTGCCGGAATTCAAAAAAAATATAACCTAAGCAAAGAATTTAATAAATTCGCAACTTTATGCGTAGAAAACGCAGAAGTCGGTGATCAAAGTATAGAAATTTTTAATAACGCAAAATTTGTAAAGAGCAGTTTTACTTCAAAAGGTAGAGGCTATCAAGGCGTTATGAAACGACACGGTTTTGCAGGCGGTCCAAAATCTCACGGTTCAAGATTTCACAGAAGACATGGTTCAATCGGTAATTGCGAATGGCCTGGACGCGTGCAACCTGGTATGAGAATGGCAGGACATATGGGAAATGTAAAAGTTACCGTAAAAAATGAAATTGTGAAATTTGATGCCGAAAATAGAATTTTGGTTTTAAAAGGCGCAGTTGCCGGATTTAATGGAGCAATGGGAAGAATAAGGATAGTAAAATGA
- the rplD gene encoding 50S ribosomal protein L4, whose product MSKVKVLNEKLEKASELELPANFADVNPHNLYLYVKSYLASLRANTANTKGRSEVSGGGKKPWRQKGRGGARAGSTRTNVWVGGAVAFGPTNNRNYFQKVNKKQKRLALEFALNEKAQNDKIFAVDSLEISSGKTKDAAKFIKNLGVRDALIVKNELDSATLLAYRNLNNCYVIDINELNAYLVAVYSAVIIETSALQSIVKEG is encoded by the coding sequence ATGAGTAAAGTAAAAGTGCTTAATGAAAAATTAGAAAAAGCAAGCGAGCTTGAACTTCCTGCAAATTTTGCCGATGTAAATCCGCATAATTTATATTTGTATGTCAAATCTTATCTTGCTTCGCTTCGTGCAAATACTGCAAATACAAAAGGAAGATCTGAGGTAAGCGGTGGCGGCAAAAAACCATGGCGTCAAAAAGGTAGAGGCGGAGCTAGAGCAGGTTCAACCAGAACAAACGTTTGGGTTGGCGGTGCTGTTGCTTTTGGACCTACAAATAATAGAAATTATTTTCAAAAAGTAAATAAAAAACAAAAACGTCTAGCATTGGAATTTGCGTTAAATGAAAAAGCGCAAAACGATAAAATTTTTGCAGTTGACAGTCTTGAAATTTCAAGCGGAAAAACAAAAGATGCTGCAAAATTTATAAAAAATTTGGGTGTTAGAGATGCTTTGATAGTTAAAAACGAGCTGGATAGTGCAACACTTCTTGCTTATAGAAATCTAAACAACTGCTATGTTATAGATATAAATGAGCTAAATGCATATTTGGTTGCAGTTTATAGTGCTGTTATCATCGAAACATCGGCACTACAATCAATAGTGAAAGAGGGCTAA